One genomic region from Paramicrobacterium agarici encodes:
- a CDS encoding fatty acid desaturase family protein: MATSSLTSYPSSTLGPVRQTYAGTDSFPPIARAYKEVSQVARETGLLRRAPWFYAIVGAAIAVAFGGAVTGFILLGDSWFQLLIAGALGILFTQVAFLAHEAAHRVILKTGPANDRLARVLAGLVGMSYSWWDSKHSRHHANPNKVGKDPDIEVDTISFLDEDAAEARGLRRLITRKQGWLFFPLLTLEGLNLHYLSVKHLLSRQPVKGRWLELALMTARFALYLTPIFLLLPVGMAFAFLGVQLAVFGVYMGAAFAPNHKGMPVIAPTAKLDFFSKQVRTSRNISGGWWATWLLGGLNYQVEHHLFPSMARPHLSKARAIVRTQCDALGVPYTETTLWRSYGIVIGYLNRVGLAARDPFDCPVSAQYRRG; the protein is encoded by the coding sequence ATCGCTACGTCGTCCCTCACCAGCTACCCTTCATCAACACTCGGCCCTGTTCGGCAGACCTACGCGGGAACCGACTCTTTTCCGCCCATCGCGCGAGCGTACAAAGAGGTGTCTCAGGTCGCACGCGAGACCGGACTTCTGCGCCGGGCTCCGTGGTTCTACGCAATTGTCGGCGCCGCGATCGCCGTTGCCTTCGGCGGCGCGGTCACGGGATTCATTCTGCTCGGCGACAGCTGGTTTCAGCTGCTCATCGCCGGCGCTCTGGGCATCTTGTTCACACAGGTTGCCTTCCTCGCCCATGAGGCGGCCCACCGCGTGATCTTGAAAACGGGCCCGGCCAACGACCGCTTGGCGCGCGTTCTCGCCGGGCTCGTCGGCATGAGCTACTCGTGGTGGGACTCCAAGCACTCACGCCATCATGCCAATCCCAACAAGGTCGGCAAAGACCCCGACATCGAGGTCGACACGATCTCCTTCCTCGACGAGGATGCCGCCGAGGCGCGGGGGCTTCGCCGCCTTATCACCCGCAAGCAGGGTTGGCTCTTCTTTCCCCTGCTCACGCTCGAGGGACTGAACCTTCATTACCTCAGCGTGAAGCATCTCCTCTCGCGACAGCCGGTCAAAGGCCGCTGGCTCGAACTCGCGCTCATGACCGCACGATTCGCGTTGTACCTCACCCCGATCTTCCTTCTGCTGCCTGTCGGCATGGCCTTCGCCTTCCTTGGCGTTCAGCTTGCCGTGTTCGGCGTCTACATGGGCGCCGCTTTCGCTCCCAATCACAAGGGAATGCCCGTCATCGCTCCCACCGCGAAGCTCGACTTCTTCTCTAAGCAGGTGCGCACCTCGCGCAACATCTCAGGCGGATGGTGGGCGACGTGGCTGCTGGGCGGCCTGAATTACCAGGTTGAGCATCACCTCTTTCCGAGCATGGCTCGACCGCACCTGTCGAAAGCACGCGCGATCGTGCGGACCCAGTGTGATGCGCTCGGCGTTCCCTATACGGAGACGACGCTCTGGCGCTCGTACGGCATCGTCATCGGCTATCTCAACCGCGTCGGACTCGCCGCGCGAGACCCGTTCGACTGCCCCGTCTCGGCTCAGTATCGGCGAGGCTGA
- the helR gene encoding RNA polymerase recycling motor ATPase HelR gives MAQNRASIDTAAVAASARSPPSRLVFSGAAVTRVTMPIFDLSAAHDAHARPELVADDEAHLAAVADALDREIADLTRRRDDLRKATAGGGQKALDRDLEIHRLSSRLRVLSRFGLDVCLGRIVPDGEQDPLYIGRLNVTDADGEILLIDWRAPAAEPYFGATHAHPMGLASRRRYRWTRGRITDYWDEAFTPDAVADSSALDDQSAFIASLGATRSSRMRDVLGTIQADQDAIIRAGSRGALVVDGGPGTGKTVVALHRAAYLLYSHPRIGRGAGGVLFVGPSSPYLAYVSDVLPSLGEDGAQVCTIADMVPEAAGGVAAYDPAAAVKASPEFNDVIDRAVAYHERPPRGDVHLETEWGLVTISAQDWKAAFDAPTPGTAHNDAREEVWSELMDIVVDAYAGDIPEQGLRRSLRAHSELLSTFSDAWPLLDPAGVVADLWSVPAYLRQCAPQLSESDVEALQREHPREWTRADLPILDAARLRTGDPAEVRVRRQREVALRRQQETMGDVIEKLLDSRDLDDGEGVLPMLQVDDTHNSLIDESQLPHLTPDALAGPFGHVIVDEAQELTDAEWLMLLRRCPSRSFTIVGDRAQARHGFTESWEERLARIGLTTVEQARLRINYRTPSEIMDAAEPVIRSVFPDANVPTSVRDSGIPVVSGEYAELDSILNTWLDAHAEGVACVIGDPSRADTARVRSLSAASSKGLEFDLVVLVEQSESDASIEATVDRYVAMTRATQKLVVLRR, from the coding sequence GTGGCGCAGAATAGAGCCTCCATCGATACCGCTGCCGTTGCAGCATCCGCTCGTTCGCCACCTTCTCGCCTCGTCTTCTCAGGAGCCGCCGTGACTCGTGTCACCATGCCCATTTTCGACCTCTCAGCCGCCCACGATGCCCACGCCCGACCTGAGCTCGTTGCCGACGACGAGGCGCATCTCGCCGCGGTCGCTGACGCGCTCGACCGAGAGATCGCTGACCTCACGCGCCGCCGCGACGACCTGCGAAAGGCGACAGCCGGAGGCGGGCAGAAGGCGCTTGATCGCGACCTCGAGATTCATCGGCTCTCGTCTCGGCTGCGCGTGCTCAGCCGTTTCGGACTCGACGTGTGCCTCGGCCGGATCGTGCCTGACGGCGAGCAAGATCCGCTGTACATCGGTCGGCTCAACGTCACCGACGCTGATGGGGAGATTCTGCTGATCGACTGGCGAGCACCGGCCGCTGAGCCGTACTTCGGTGCCACGCACGCCCACCCGATGGGACTCGCGAGCCGCCGCCGCTACAGATGGACCCGCGGCAGGATCACCGACTACTGGGACGAGGCGTTCACGCCGGATGCTGTCGCCGACTCGTCTGCGCTCGACGACCAGTCGGCGTTCATCGCGAGCCTCGGCGCCACACGATCGTCGCGCATGAGGGACGTGCTGGGAACCATCCAGGCCGACCAGGACGCCATCATTCGCGCCGGGTCTCGAGGGGCGCTCGTCGTCGACGGTGGCCCAGGCACGGGAAAGACCGTCGTGGCGCTCCACCGTGCGGCCTACCTTCTGTACTCGCACCCGCGCATCGGCCGGGGCGCGGGCGGCGTGCTGTTCGTTGGCCCCTCATCGCCATACCTCGCGTACGTCTCTGACGTGTTGCCGAGTCTCGGCGAGGACGGCGCCCAGGTGTGCACGATCGCGGACATGGTGCCGGAAGCAGCTGGCGGAGTCGCAGCGTACGACCCAGCGGCAGCCGTGAAGGCGTCGCCGGAGTTCAACGACGTCATCGACCGCGCAGTTGCGTATCATGAGCGCCCGCCGCGCGGTGACGTGCACCTGGAGACCGAGTGGGGCCTTGTCACGATCTCTGCCCAGGACTGGAAGGCCGCGTTCGATGCTCCGACGCCCGGAACGGCGCACAATGACGCGCGTGAAGAGGTGTGGAGTGAGCTCATGGACATCGTCGTCGACGCCTACGCCGGAGATATCCCGGAGCAGGGACTGCGCCGTTCGCTGCGTGCCCACAGCGAGCTACTGAGCACGTTCAGCGACGCATGGCCGCTGCTCGACCCCGCAGGTGTCGTGGCCGATCTCTGGTCCGTTCCCGCGTACCTTCGGCAGTGCGCTCCGCAGCTGTCGGAGAGCGACGTAGAGGCGCTGCAGCGCGAGCATCCCCGTGAGTGGACACGCGCTGATCTGCCAATTCTGGATGCCGCTCGGCTGCGCACCGGAGATCCCGCAGAGGTGCGCGTACGGCGCCAGCGGGAGGTCGCGTTGCGTCGCCAGCAGGAGACGATGGGTGATGTCATCGAGAAGCTGCTCGACTCCCGGGATCTCGATGATGGTGAGGGCGTACTGCCCATGCTTCAGGTCGATGACACGCACAATTCGCTCATCGACGAATCGCAGCTTCCGCACCTCACTCCGGACGCTCTCGCTGGCCCGTTCGGCCACGTGATCGTCGACGAGGCACAGGAGCTCACGGATGCCGAGTGGCTGATGCTGCTTCGGCGTTGCCCGTCACGAAGCTTCACCATTGTTGGCGATCGGGCCCAGGCACGCCACGGATTCACCGAATCATGGGAAGAGCGCCTGGCCAGAATCGGACTCACGACAGTGGAGCAGGCTCGCTTGCGCATCAACTACCGGACTCCCAGCGAGATCATGGATGCTGCCGAGCCGGTGATCCGCTCGGTGTTCCCCGACGCAAACGTGCCGACGTCAGTGCGGGACTCCGGCATTCCCGTGGTCTCGGGGGAGTACGCCGAGCTCGACAGCATCCTGAACACCTGGCTGGACGCGCACGCGGAGGGCGTCGCATGCGTCATCGGGGATCCGTCGCGTGCTGACACCGCGCGCGTGCGATCGCTGAGCGCAGCGTCGAGCAAAGGCCTCGAGTTCGATCTTGTCGTGCTCGTCGAGCAGTCCGAATCCGATGCGAGCATTGAGGCGACGGTCGACCGGTACGTCGCAATGACGCGAGCCACGCAGAAACTTGTGGTGCTGCGGCGGTAG
- a CDS encoding winged helix-turn-helix domain-containing protein produces the protein MEQIETITAIHHPVRRRIVDYLFLHGKTQVGTLARALTQQVGSISHHLRMLERASVVTRVDAPDGDKRSSWWQLAREKFTWSSDDFAERPSDLMLAREAERLNVAAQLRRLEAWKKSAHQHPEWDGFTTDALAWATPAELGELSEALSATLDRWRSSIDSHDGQKRSPVFFFAHGFPTTP, from the coding sequence ATGGAACAGATCGAGACAATCACTGCGATTCATCATCCCGTTCGCCGGCGGATCGTCGATTACCTGTTCCTGCACGGGAAGACTCAGGTCGGGACCCTGGCGCGCGCGCTGACGCAGCAGGTCGGCAGCATCAGCCACCATCTGCGCATGCTGGAGCGCGCCTCCGTTGTCACGCGCGTCGACGCTCCCGACGGCGACAAGAGATCGAGCTGGTGGCAGCTTGCTCGCGAGAAGTTCACATGGTCAAGCGACGACTTTGCCGAGAGACCCTCCGACCTCATGCTCGCCCGCGAGGCAGAGAGACTCAACGTCGCAGCCCAGCTGCGACGACTGGAGGCCTGGAAGAAGTCGGCCCACCAGCATCCGGAATGGGACGGGTTCACGACAGACGCACTTGCGTGGGCGACGCCCGCTGAACTGGGCGAGCTCTCTGAGGCGCTGAGCGCCACTCTCGATCGGTGGAGATCGAGCATTGATTCGCACGATGGCCAGAAGCGCAGCCCTGTCTTCTTCTTTGCGCACGGCTTCCCCACGACCCCGTAG
- a CDS encoding CPBP family intramembrane glutamic endopeptidase — MAVAASRDARLAIVPAALVCAAAPAFFVLQVAWIGWVLVVAGVGGAIAIERGRATASGPSLARDLSLIAAGMLIVSSIPLAAELDNLGMLRFTVALGGAVLVPYLVSRFVFRDHAIRFPWRSGKRWGRLQWGWLVAVLVLGWLILPFYFITSGVYLNWPVVDTPNLIVRLFIGVGAVGIWDELFFICTVFTLLRRHFPTLLANLLQTIVFVSFLWELGYREWGPVLTIPFALLQGLIFVRTHSLAYVVTVHLLFDAVVFAVLVHAHNPGLLPIFVL; from the coding sequence ATGGCCGTGGCAGCATCCAGAGACGCTCGCTTGGCGATCGTTCCCGCTGCTCTCGTCTGTGCTGCGGCACCGGCGTTCTTCGTGCTGCAGGTCGCCTGGATTGGTTGGGTGCTCGTCGTAGCTGGCGTCGGAGGAGCGATCGCGATCGAGCGCGGTCGGGCGACAGCATCCGGCCCCTCACTCGCACGTGACCTCAGCCTCATTGCGGCGGGCATGCTCATCGTCAGCTCGATTCCGCTTGCGGCAGAGCTCGACAATCTCGGGATGCTACGCTTCACCGTCGCGCTGGGTGGAGCCGTTCTCGTTCCGTATCTCGTCTCACGATTTGTCTTTCGCGACCACGCGATTCGGTTTCCCTGGCGCTCCGGAAAGCGCTGGGGGCGTCTGCAGTGGGGGTGGCTCGTCGCGGTGCTCGTGCTCGGTTGGTTGATTCTGCCGTTCTACTTCATCACGAGTGGCGTCTATCTGAACTGGCCCGTTGTCGACACGCCCAACCTCATTGTCCGGCTCTTCATCGGTGTCGGCGCCGTCGGCATCTGGGACGAGCTGTTTTTCATCTGCACCGTCTTCACGCTTCTGCGCAGGCACTTTCCCACCCTCCTGGCCAATCTGCTGCAGACGATTGTCTTCGTCTCATTTCTCTGGGAGCTCGGCTACCGTGAATGGGGGCCCGTCCTGACGATTCCGTTCGCCCTGCTGCAGGGTCTCATCTTCGTTCGCACGCACTCGCTAGCGTACGTGGTCACGGTGCATCTGCTGTTCGACGCCGTGGTCTTCGCCGTGCTGGTCCATGCGCACAACCCGGGGCTGCTGCCGATCTTCGTTCTCTGA
- a CDS encoding MFS transporter, producing MSQSEPQLLREPPAFRRDVAVHAWIGVKALSDAGDALWTIALAWTAVQITTPAVAGVVVAAGTVPRAVILLFGGAVADRANPRHVMLVFNVIRIAVLVGVALWVLATPPTVTVLLAAAVAFGICDAFYEPSAGTIARQLVRVNDLPSYSAVMQTATRLGTMGGAAIGGFLVAQAGMLGSASANAVTFAFVVAFIALWLRPRFVLPRAHKESPIRQIARGFAHLKDAATTRTLVIALSGLNLAVGPAMAIGIALRAAEQGWGAGAVGIFEALVGAGAAIGAASVAKWRPRREAHAGFWALVVQGIAIICLGVGPAWLVAAGTFTIGLSAGYASVLLSATFAATVDTLFLGRMSALTRLGDDCLMPLAMAGFGALASVTALWVPFALYGAGLVVLMIFPLHNTVLRTLTLCPAEPAQSSPAQTSSEESPR from the coding sequence ATGTCTCAATCAGAACCGCAGCTTCTGCGGGAACCGCCCGCATTCCGCCGCGACGTCGCCGTCCACGCGTGGATCGGGGTCAAAGCCCTGTCAGATGCAGGCGATGCACTGTGGACAATCGCGCTCGCCTGGACAGCTGTGCAGATCACGACCCCGGCGGTCGCGGGCGTCGTCGTCGCGGCCGGGACCGTTCCCCGCGCGGTCATTCTCTTGTTCGGCGGAGCCGTTGCCGACCGCGCGAACCCTCGCCACGTGATGCTCGTGTTCAATGTCATCCGCATCGCCGTACTTGTCGGTGTCGCACTCTGGGTCCTTGCCACACCACCGACGGTTACGGTCCTCCTCGCCGCGGCAGTTGCCTTCGGCATCTGCGACGCGTTCTATGAGCCGTCAGCTGGCACAATAGCCCGGCAGCTGGTCCGGGTCAACGACCTGCCGTCCTACTCCGCTGTCATGCAGACGGCGACGCGGCTCGGCACCATGGGCGGTGCGGCGATCGGCGGATTTCTGGTGGCGCAGGCCGGCATGCTCGGCAGCGCGAGTGCCAACGCCGTGACTTTCGCTTTCGTCGTTGCGTTCATTGCACTGTGGTTACGCCCCCGGTTTGTTCTCCCCCGCGCACACAAAGAGTCGCCGATTCGCCAGATCGCGCGAGGCTTCGCGCACCTCAAGGATGCTGCCACGACACGCACTCTCGTCATTGCCCTCTCGGGGCTCAATCTCGCCGTTGGACCAGCCATGGCGATCGGAATCGCCCTGAGAGCCGCCGAGCAGGGCTGGGGCGCTGGCGCGGTGGGAATCTTCGAAGCACTCGTCGGCGCGGGAGCGGCGATTGGCGCCGCATCCGTTGCCAAATGGCGGCCCCGTCGCGAAGCGCACGCGGGTTTCTGGGCTCTTGTCGTTCAGGGCATCGCCATCATCTGTCTGGGAGTGGGCCCTGCGTGGCTCGTCGCGGCGGGCACGTTCACGATCGGACTGAGCGCAGGCTACGCATCGGTGCTGCTGAGCGCCACGTTTGCAGCAACCGTAGACACGTTGTTTCTCGGTCGCATGAGCGCGCTCACGAGGCTCGGCGACGACTGTCTCATGCCGTTGGCGATGGCCGGCTTCGGTGCGCTTGCCTCCGTGACCGCGCTCTGGGTGCCCTTCGCCCTGTACGGAGCTGGACTCGTCGTGCTCATGATCTTTCCGCTGCACAACACAGTGCTGCGCACGTTGACGCTGTGCCCTGCTGAACCCGCACAGTCCTCGCCAGCGCAGACGTCCTCAGAAGAGTCGCCGCGATAG